A window of Miscanthus floridulus cultivar M001 chromosome 12, ASM1932011v1, whole genome shotgun sequence genomic DNA:
TTTACATTTTAGCAATGTGCAGTCACTTAAGAATGGGGGTTGCATCATCTTAAGAAATCCGTTATTTTCTCGGTAACAAGCTACAAATTAATATTGTTTAGGAGAGCAATGGATGGCATTCACAAAATAACCCCCTTTCATTTGGACAACACGGCATATATTTGTTCAGCAGCGGACTATATTCTTTATCAATTCTTATCGATGTAAACAAACAAACTCCATTCCAGTTTTTCAATCCAAGTGGGCTATTTCCTGTATGACGAATCATCAATGCCGAACATGGAAATCCACTCGAATGACACAGAGAACAACGTGGAAAACCACTTCTGAAGGATTTCAAAAAATGGGTTAAAAACATAAGCCATTTTTTTACATGCTCATATTTGCAACTAccaataaaaacaacaaaaaaggaATTAACTTGGAGTAATTGCTCATTATAAGCCATCCCATGGGGTACCATGGCAGCTATGGTAAGTTCATGTACAATGACACCGGAGCGGGGTTGACACGCCCTCAGGCTTCCGCTTTTCCCTGATGATTGCCTCCTGAATCATTGGCAGTTTATGATGAATCTTCTTCCATATGTGATTCACAGCACCATCGATGGAGCTAGAGCCTCTGCTCATGGAGTAACTGGTGTCATATTCAAAGATAGGTTGAACACGAGCCAGGTTTCTTCGGAACTCATCCTTCTGCTGCTTGGAAATATTCCTCAAGTAGCTCGTTAGCCATTTCGGTCTCATAGCATTACTGACTGACACAAAAATCAAGAATTCTGTGTAGTCTATTATCCCTTCAAAAGGGAGCTCAACCTCATCGCTAACAATGACTGGTATGCAAAGACTGGCAATAGCATCAAAGAGGCGACATGAAGTTGGGGTGTCACCAGATGGGTGCAAGCAAAATTCTGATGTACGCATCCCTTTTATTGATTGTTCACGTCCGGTGGCATTAGGGAAACCTTCTTCCATGATAACATCAAGCTCATTATCTAGCAAATCCCATAATTTCTCTCGCACTAAACCACCCTGAAAGAAGAAAATTGTATATTAAAAAACATGAAGCCAATGCTAAAGTTAGAAATATCATCTAGATATCATAACCACAATGTTTAATGTATCTTAGTCTGACTGCTTAACTTGTCTATTTTGTCATTACTGATCAATAATTATGTAAACTGCAGAAAACAATCATATGCAACAACCAATAATTATGTACACTGGGTAGAATGCTAGAGAAAGCAGCGACATAGAGTTCATTTCTGAAGATCATTATCTGGCACAGCAAACTATAAGGTCATTAGGATCGAGTATTGTTGGAAGCATGTTGCCCAAAATGATAGCTAACAAAAGCCTCGAAGAAATTTTATAAGTAAAATGCATCTAGCATCGTATGTTGGTTCCTCTCACTTTCAGTAGCTCAACTAcagatatttgaaagctggtaAACATAAAAACAATGCAAGTATATATTTTCCACAACAAGAAAACACCTAGATGTGCTGGTGGTAACATTTTTCATGATCTGTGAAATGCATGGGAATAGTTTTGTCAAACTTATTAGAATCCAGATTACTGATAAAGGATAACAAACAGGCTGAGTGCTGAATAGAGTGATAAAAGGCACAAACCCGATGCCTATGCTTCGCACCCTTGAAGTAGAGAAGGGTGGGACGATCTTTATTCTCTGATAAGAGGAGCGTTGGAAGCAAATGCGTGTAAGGCACAATAACATCCTTAAGCAATGACACTTGAGTGTGCTGTATCATACGAGACGAGTTTCTGCTTGCAGACTTTGAATCAAGTTTATACCATCCTCCAAAATCAACCACCAAAAGAATTGCAGGAGCAATCTCAGCTCGGACGTGCCACATAGCCACAGGGTCTGTCAAAGAAAGCTTCAGTATTTAACATAACCTGAGCACGTAAAAGAACAATAAGCTGCTACGCAGATAAATCTTCAACGTGACATAAACACAACACATCATATTAAAATATATTTGCATTTTTGCAGGAAAAGCCTCAGTCAGCCATGGAAACAGAGTTGCATTAACATAACTGTTAAGTTTTGCATGTATATACAGCTGCAGGCAAGGCAAGTTATAAACACAATATAGAACTGACGCTGAGAAAGCATACAGGATTATTTGGAACCTTCACCAGCTTGCAATCGAAGGTTCAAAATTGCTGATAATATCTGGATTACCTGTCAGAACGAAGATGTGGTCGCGGCCGCCGGACCTGCGCCACGCAGGGTGGGAGGTGACGCGGTCGACGACCTCCCGCTGCCGCCGGTAGTCTTCGTTGCCGTCCTTCTTGCGGAAGGCGCCTTTGGTTCCCCACCCGAGCTCCATCTCCGCGGACAGCGTGGCGAAGAAGGGGACGAAGACGACATCGGCTTCCCTCCAGTCCGCGACGACCCTCACGgcggccgtcgccgtcgtcgccgcgCGGAGGGAGGCGAGGAGCCAGTACTCGGCGCTGTACTGCTTGATGAGGGGGTTCTCGGGGTACGGCGGGTGATCGTGAGGGGGCGGGTGGTCGGGGTCGGACGAGGCCTGGATGCGGGAGTCCGCGGCGCGGAGGGACCAGTAGCGGTCGAGCAGGCCGTAGTTGAGCGCGCGGGGGAGGTCCGCCACGTAGGCCCTGAGACGGCGGTCGGGTTCGAAGGCTTGCCGAGAGCTGAGGACCGGCGGGGAAGTAGGccggaagaggaagaaggagagggagaggaggagcaggaggacggGGACGGCCAGGAAGGGGAGCCGCTTCATGGCCGCCGCCGGTCAGATCTCGGAGACCGGAGGTAGACGCACAGCCGCATCGTCCGCTCCATTCCTTCGCGGCGCTTCGAACCTCCGCCAAAGTGGGCCCAATTTTCTTTATCCTGCTATTCTTCTCAGCCCATGTTATCCCTCTTTGGGTGTCACATGGCTAACAGCCCAATTCTCTGGCCCATCCTCAATTGCCATGGCCCATGGACTCAGAAGTCGCGCGTCGCGCCGCGCCAGTGGCCCAGTGCCCAGTGGGGTGCTGCCGTGGCAGCGCCATCCTGCTCGGACCGCTCAAGGCGGCACCGGCGCAGCGCCACCACCTGGCCGTAGGCACCTCAAGCCACGTACTGGTGTGCGCCGTCGTCGTCTTCCCCTGCACCGCCCCTGGGATTGCAGTATCAAGCAGCAGCGCCGTACAACTGCGCGATAGGTTCGTAGCATGCACAGAGGAGCGCGGTGACTGGGGAGCACGAAGGAGGCGCGACAATGGAAGCTATAGCCATCGCatctcttctcctcctcctcctccgagtCGTCGCCTCCGCGGCAGTCCTCCTGTTACTCTAAGCCCAGAAGCCGTCCAGAGCCGACAAAGTCAGCGGCGTCCACCACCCGCTGCCACCGTCCCCGCCGGCCGTCCCGATCGTGGGCCCGCTCCTCTGGCTCGTGCGTGCACGCAACCGCCTCGAGCCGGCCATCCGGGAGCTGCACCGCCGGCACGGCCCCGTCCTCGCGCTGCGCTTCCTCTCCCCGCGCCCCGCCGTCTTCGTGTCCGGCCGGGGCGTCACCCACCGCGCGCTCGTCCAGCGCGGGCCCGCGCTCGCCAGCCGGCCGCCGGCCATCGCGCCCTTCCGCGTGCTCAACAGCGGCCAGAGCACCGTCAGCTCCGCGCCGTACGGCCCGCTCTGGCGCTCGCTGCGGCGGAACCTCACCTCCGGCGTCCTCAGCCCGTCGCGGGTCCCGCTGTTCGCGCCGGCTCGACGGCGGGCTCTGGCGGCCCTGGTTTCTGACCTCGGGCGCCGGAGCAAGGACGGCGGGGGCGTGGTGCTTGTCGTGGAGTGCCTCCAGTCCGCCGTGTTCTCGCTGCTCACCCACATGTGCTTCGGCCGGAGGCTGCACGCCCGCCGCGTCGGGGAGATCGAGGCCGTGCAGAGGGAGCTCTTCGCGTCGTACATCGGCTTCCAGGTGTTCGCCTTCTGCCCCGCCGTCACCAAGCTGGTGTTCTGCCGTCGGTGGAAGAAGGTGCCCACCATCCGGCGGAGGCAGGAGGAGCTGTTTCTGCCACTGATCAGAGCAAGAAGAGATCATCGCGGACTCGCGGCAGCAGCATGGCTAGTAGTTACAACGGCGACGAACACGAGAGCCTGTCGTACTGCTACGTCGACACGCTGCTCGCCCACCGGCTGCCCAAGGAGGAAGGCGAGTGCGCGCTCACCGACGCCGAGATggtgagcctctgcacggagttcCTCACCGCGAACGTCGACACGACGGTGACCGCGCTCCAGTGGATCATGGCGAACCTGGTCAGGCAGCCGGAGATGCAGTCGAAGCTCCTGGACGAAATCAACACGGTGGTCGCGGCCAGCAACGAGAGCGGCATCGCCGTGGAGGACCTGAAGCGCATGCCGTACCTGAAGGCGGTGGTCCTGGAAGGGCTTCGCCGCCACCCGCCGGCGCACTTCCTCCTGTCGCACGCGGCGGTGGAGGAGACGTCGCTGGACGGGCACCGCCTGCCGGCCGCCACGTCGGTGAACTTCTCGGTGGCCGACGTCTCGATGGACGAGACCGTCTGGGACCGCCCGGAGGAGTTCAGGCCGGAGAGGTTCGTGAACGGCGGGGAAGGCGTCCGCGTGGACCTTACGGGGAGCCGTGAGATCAAGATGATGCCGTTCGGCGTCGGCAAGAGGATCTGCTCGGGCCTGGGCCTCGCGCTGCTGCACCTCGAGTACTTCGTGGCAAACCCCGTGACCATGGAGCGCCCGTTGCGCGCGCGGGTAACCCCGAGGGCGAGACGCGCTGCCGTTTCGATTTGATTGCATTTGCACACAGTGGTTTGGTGACGTATACAGTTTAAGCCTGGTACAACTCACCTCAGCAAAAGCAGGTCTACCGATGAAGTTGAAGAAAGGGTTTTCATGAACTAGCTTCTCGTGTTACACTAACCCTAAGATAGTGCATTCATAATACCGCTACTTTTTTCCTTTTTACTTCTCTCATATTTCCCCTTTCCTTCCCTCGGCCCCGGTCGCCAACGACCGCTTCGACCTCCGCCCGCCCCCACGAGTCCGCCCTACCCCGCACCACGGCAACCCTGGCCTTGACAACCCGCGCCCGGCTCCGCCGACTCGATCCCACCCCCATCCCGGTGACCAGCCCTCGGCCTCGGCATCGCAGCGTAGGCCTAGGGGGCAAATCCTCCCGTTGCCACGCTGGGTCCACCTGAGCTAGAGGAAGCTGGTAATCTCAATTCCATGGACATTCCTGGGCATGTGAGAGCGCATTTCGTGGGGCTTCACGCGAGAAGCAGTTCCCAAAACACTGGTTTGGTATTGGGAGAGCTCGAAAACATCTTTACAAGCTGCTCCAAAGTCCATACCAAACAACCTCTTAAAATGTGACGTGTCTGTAGCGTCATGTAGTATGTTTCCacctacagcctgttcggttggctggttcgtatcgtcgctggttcatgaagaagtaccgCTGGCTGatttgtatgagagaaaaatactgttccggctaaaaatttacgatcgtttacgacaagccacaaccaAACAATCTGCTAGTTAGTTCTACCTAGGGCCTGTTCGGTTTTTTAAGATTGCATCAAAATTAGTATAAATTATTGAATCATTCCACAAAGGAGTTATTCCTGGGCCCTATTTCAAATCAACCGAACAAGCCCCGAGGACGCCAACGGATTGGGAACATGTCCCGACCAATTTGGGTTGTATATTGCTTGAGCGGAGTCAAGCCTGCATAGCATTTAACAGTACTTGAAGCCACTGCAAGGATGGTGTGGTCATGGGAAGCAAACACACCCGTACCAAAATGTCTTGTTAACCTGGTCACAGAGAGGACAACCAACCAGACATGGCAATCCTCGCTCAGCAAGACGCTCAACTATCCACTACTCCGCATGTATTGTTGACAACGATCCATGTAATAGTACTTGAATTCAGTGGAGGACCCAGGGCCCGGCGACCCTAGGTGGCTTGGGCTCCAACATTGCCCCACACTTGAGATACTTATTGTGTCCTATTGTGTTGCATGCTTAAAAATATGTGATCTTATCAGCGTCTTGAGCTTCGCTCGGGCTCTATTCGAGCGCTGGGCCTGCTTCTGCTTGCAGCGTAAAGGCCTAAAGGGTCCAACTCCTCCAAATGCGTCTTCACGATGCAAAGTTGACTGTACCTGTAGTGGTGAGAATATGTGCTATCTTAGTTGGCTCGGTTTCTTGGAGAGAAACCAGTCTACTCAGACTTAAGACTACAGTAATCTTCtccaactaaaaagaacaaagtgtggatatttttttgtgcgacatttgttttggttcgtccgtctgcccacgcctgcgatcACATGACATCTTCCGCATGCACCGCCCTCTTGCGACAAACACGGAAAGTCTTGACCCTAatttgcatgcgctacaaatacggaaagtcttgaccctgatttgcatgcgctacaaacACAGAAAGTCTTGATCCTAATTGCCCCAAACAAGAAAAGCGATTACCCACGTCTCACGCTCAATCATACCGCCCTCGTGCCATAAATATGAAATTCTTGATCCTGATTTGCGTGCACTACAAACACGGAAGACCATCGTCGCTCGTCGCTGCACGATCGAACGCGTCTTCTTGGTAGGACTCAAACACGTCACTGGTCGCAGCACGGAGACGATCGTCGCGCGCCCCATTCCTCAAGCCCCTGCACGATCGAGCCGCCCTACTTCTTCCTCGTCGTGTAGTGGAGAAGCAACAGCAATGGATCATCCACCGACTGCCTACCGGTGGATGCACCTGTGGCTACATCATCGATCGCCGCAAGATCACCTCCCCGTGCGATCTCCCCTCCACGACCTACTCC
This region includes:
- the LOC136497107 gene encoding probable arabinosyltransferase ARAD1, which encodes MKRLPFLAVPVLLLLLSLSFFLFRPTSPPVLSSRQAFEPDRRLRAYVADLPRALNYGLLDRYWSLRAADSRIQASSDPDHPPPHDHPPYPENPLIKQYSAEYWLLASLRAATTATAAVRVVADWREADVVFVPFFATLSAEMELGWGTKGAFRKKDGNEDYRRQREVVDRVTSHPAWRRSGGRDHIFVLTDPVAMWHVRAEIAPAILLVVDFGGWYKLDSKSASRNSSRMIQHTQVSLLKDVIVPYTHLLPTLLLSENKDRPTLLYFKGAKHRHRGGLVREKLWDLLDNELDVIMEEGFPNATGREQSIKGMRTSEFCLHPSGDTPTSCRLFDAIASLCIPVIVSDEVELPFEGIIDYTEFLIFVSVSNAMRPKWLTSYLRNISKQQKDEFRRNLARVQPIFEYDTSYSMSRGSSSIDGAVNHIWKKIHHKLPMIQEAIIREKRKPEGVSTPLRCHCT